One Thermithiobacillus tepidarius DSM 3134 genomic window carries:
- a CDS encoding efflux RND transporter permease subunit, with protein MTLPELSIKRHVLAFMLSAVLVLFGIVSFQRLGLDRFPQIDFPVVSVTTTLRGANPDVIDASITNIIESQVNSVPGIDHIQSSSSPGVSVVNITFDLDKDVDIAFNEVQAKVNQILSQLPEDADPPVVAKVETESSPILWLSLQGDRTQQQLNQYARNVLKKRLETIDGVGEVRIGGRRDRTIRVNIQPASLTAYGLTVQDLVNAFQQEHFQLPGGFLVGDKTENLIKLDLEYHDPEQLRQMVVGYKDNAPIHLGDVAQVEDALEDFRQLARYNGKPSVGLGIVKIANTNTVAIVDEVKRRLNEEILPDLPPGMTISIAVDNSVFILELIRALEEHLILGTLLAALVVWLFLKSFRSTVIISLAIPVSLFGAIAVMYFAGYTFNSMTMLALLLLIGVVVDDAIVVLENIYRHREHIDPDPVSAALNGTNQVMFAVMAATLTLVSIFAPVIFMGGIIGRFFQSFAVVVTFGVLVSWFVSMTLTPMLSSRFLAVQKQHGRVYNALENAFLAMERTYGRLLSLGLRHRWGVILLTILVVASSAFFFARIGKGFVPEEDEGRFLVFVRTPLGSSIEYTSDKLREVEQVLARNKAVQSYFTAVGLGQAGQVNQGFAFVRMVPREERDIRQQDLIPQIQRQLAQITGARAFAAPVPIVAGQRGEPLQFVVSGPNLQEVARYSREIQERLSANPDIGRLDMDLQLDLPQLKLEVDRVRAASLGLSTRDVAFAANVLAGGLDVAKYNDDPGDGERYDIRLKAVESDFKQPADMSQIYLRGKDGQMVRLDTVARFDETLGPAVIGRYDLRYAATFFGSPKMPLGEAVNLVKAAGEEVLPTGYSVKFLGQAEEFGKTVGYILFAFAMATILLYMVLASQFNSFLQPFIIMMAQPLAMIGGIAALWLTGHSLNIYSMIGLILLVGLVAKNSILLVDMTNQFRAEGKGIDEALRAAGPIRLRPILMTSLTIILALLPAALGLGAGADTNGPLAVAVIGGMITSTLLTLVVVPAVYSLMEGGKARWEARRRRAE; from the coding sequence ATGACTTTGCCCGAGCTGTCCATCAAGCGCCATGTCCTGGCGTTCATGTTGTCGGCTGTGCTGGTGCTGTTCGGCATCGTCAGCTTTCAACGCCTCGGCCTGGACCGTTTCCCCCAGATCGACTTTCCGGTCGTGTCGGTGACCACTACTCTGCGGGGCGCCAATCCGGATGTCATCGATGCCAGCATCACCAACATCATCGAAAGCCAGGTCAACAGCGTGCCGGGTATCGACCACATCCAGTCGAGCTCCTCGCCTGGCGTATCCGTGGTGAATATCACCTTCGATCTGGACAAGGACGTGGACATCGCCTTCAACGAGGTGCAGGCCAAGGTCAACCAGATCCTCAGCCAGTTGCCGGAGGATGCGGATCCGCCGGTGGTGGCCAAGGTGGAGACGGAGTCCTCGCCGATCCTGTGGTTGTCACTGCAGGGCGACCGCACTCAGCAGCAGCTCAATCAATATGCCCGCAACGTGCTGAAGAAGCGTCTGGAGACCATCGACGGCGTGGGTGAAGTGCGCATCGGCGGCCGGCGCGACCGCACCATCCGGGTCAACATCCAGCCGGCCAGCCTGACGGCCTACGGGCTGACGGTGCAGGATCTGGTCAACGCCTTCCAGCAGGAGCACTTCCAGTTGCCGGGTGGTTTCCTGGTGGGCGACAAGACGGAAAACCTGATCAAGCTGGATCTGGAGTACCATGATCCGGAGCAGTTGCGGCAGATGGTGGTAGGCTACAAGGACAATGCGCCGATCCACCTGGGCGACGTGGCCCAGGTGGAGGATGCCTTGGAGGACTTCCGCCAGTTGGCGCGCTACAACGGCAAGCCGTCGGTGGGCTTGGGTATCGTCAAGATTGCCAATACCAACACGGTGGCCATCGTCGACGAGGTGAAGCGGCGCCTGAACGAGGAGATCCTGCCCGATCTGCCGCCCGGCATGACCATTTCCATTGCTGTGGACAATTCCGTCTTCATCTTGGAGCTGATCCGCGCCCTGGAGGAGCATCTGATCCTCGGTACGCTGCTGGCGGCCTTGGTGGTCTGGCTCTTTCTCAAGAGCTTCCGCTCCACGGTGATCATCTCGCTGGCCATCCCGGTGTCGCTCTTCGGCGCCATCGCGGTCATGTATTTCGCCGGCTATACCTTCAACTCCATGACTATGCTCGCGCTGCTGCTGCTGATCGGCGTGGTGGTGGACGACGCCATCGTGGTGCTGGAGAACATCTATCGCCATCGCGAGCACATCGACCCGGACCCCGTGAGCGCCGCCCTGAACGGCACCAATCAGGTGATGTTCGCGGTGATGGCGGCCACCCTCACCCTGGTGTCCATTTTCGCGCCGGTGATCTTCATGGGCGGCATCATCGGTCGCTTCTTCCAGTCCTTCGCGGTGGTGGTGACCTTTGGCGTGCTGGTGTCCTGGTTCGTGTCCATGACCCTGACGCCCATGCTGAGCTCCCGCTTCCTGGCGGTGCAGAAGCAGCACGGCCGCGTGTACAACGCCCTGGAGAATGCCTTTCTGGCCATGGAGCGGACCTACGGCCGCCTGCTGAGCCTGGGCCTGCGGCATCGCTGGGGCGTGATTCTGCTCACCATCCTGGTGGTGGCGTCGAGCGCCTTTTTCTTCGCCCGCATCGGCAAGGGCTTCGTGCCCGAGGAGGACGAGGGCCGTTTCCTGGTCTTCGTGCGCACGCCGCTCGGCTCCAGCATCGAGTACACCAGCGACAAGCTGCGCGAGGTGGAGCAGGTGCTCGCCCGGAACAAGGCGGTGCAAAGCTACTTCACCGCCGTGGGCCTCGGGCAGGCGGGCCAGGTGAACCAGGGCTTCGCCTTCGTGCGCATGGTGCCGCGCGAGGAGCGCGACATCCGCCAGCAGGATCTGATTCCCCAGATCCAGCGGCAGCTGGCGCAGATCACCGGTGCCCGCGCTTTCGCCGCGCCGGTGCCCATCGTGGCCGGCCAGCGCGGCGAGCCGCTGCAGTTCGTGGTCAGCGGTCCCAACCTGCAGGAGGTGGCCCGCTACAGTCGCGAGATCCAGGAGCGCCTGTCGGCCAATCCCGACATCGGCCGCCTGGACATGGATCTGCAGCTCGATCTGCCGCAGCTCAAGCTGGAGGTGGACCGGGTGCGGGCGGCCAGCCTCGGCCTGTCCACCCGCGACGTGGCCTTCGCGGCCAACGTGCTGGCCGGCGGCCTGGACGTGGCCAAGTACAACGACGATCCGGGCGACGGCGAGCGTTACGACATCCGCCTGAAGGCAGTCGAGTCCGACTTCAAGCAGCCGGCGGACATGAGCCAGATCTATCTGCGCGGCAAGGACGGACAGATGGTGCGGCTGGATACCGTAGCCCGCTTCGACGAAACCTTGGGCCCGGCGGTGATCGGCCGCTATGACCTGCGCTACGCGGCCACCTTCTTCGGCTCGCCCAAGATGCCCCTGGGCGAGGCGGTGAATCTGGTCAAGGCGGCCGGCGAGGAGGTGCTGCCCACCGGCTATTCGGTCAAGTTTCTCGGCCAGGCGGAGGAGTTCGGCAAGACGGTCGGCTATATTCTCTTTGCCTTCGCCATGGCGACGATCCTGCTGTACATGGTGCTGGCCAGCCAGTTCAATTCCTTCCTGCAGCCCTTCATCATCATGATGGCGCAGCCGCTGGCCATGATCGGCGGCATCGCGGCCCTGTGGCTGACGGGGCACAGCCTGAACATCTATTCGATGATCGGCTTGATCCTGCTGGTGGGCCTGGTGGCCAAGAACTCCATCCTGCTGGTGGACATGACCAATCAGTTCCGGGCGGAGGGCAAGGGCATCGACGAGGCGCTGCGCGCGGCCGGGCCGATCCGGTTGCGGCCCATCCTGATGACCTCGCTGACCATCATTCTGGCGCTGCTGCCGGCCGCGCTCGGTCTGGGCGCCGGTGCGGATACCAATGGGCCGCTGGCGGTGGCGGTGATCGGCGGCATGATCACCTCGACCCTGCTGACCCTGGTGGTGGTGCCGGCGGTGTACTCGCTGATGGAGGGCGGCAAAGCCCGCTGGGAGGCGCGCCGCCGCCGCGCCGAGTGA
- a CDS encoding efflux RND transporter periplasmic adaptor subunit gives MIRPASWALVLSVVLMAAACGKKEEQQAPKGSQGTPITTVQAQAQNIEVIQKSVGQVDSESAPQVAAEVAGRVLRIAADEGDVVRKGQVLAQLDPQDRQIALRAAQAEVDRLRALIANQQRTVGRYEQLIQEQYIPRNTLDDAQTQLHVLREQLASAQAQVANASRELRLARVTAPIDGRVQTRMVSQGDYVTVGKPLFQLVSLRELRVHLPFPETLAGELKPGLPVRLSAPTDPGKVVEGRVTEVRPAVSVASRAVDVIVAVTNPGDWRPGVSINGELILAERADAVMVPEQSVVRRPAGDVVYVIRDGRAQQRVVKTGIRRDGQVEITSGLAAGETIANEGAGFLSDKAPVVVRGARQ, from the coding sequence ATGATCAGACCAGCTTCTTGGGCGCTCGTCCTGAGTGTCGTCCTGATGGCGGCGGCTTGCGGTAAGAAGGAGGAACAGCAGGCTCCCAAGGGGTCGCAAGGCACGCCCATCACGACGGTGCAGGCGCAGGCGCAGAACATCGAGGTCATTCAAAAATCGGTCGGTCAGGTGGACAGCGAATCGGCGCCGCAGGTAGCGGCCGAGGTGGCCGGGCGGGTCCTGCGCATTGCCGCTGATGAAGGCGACGTGGTGCGCAAGGGCCAGGTGCTGGCGCAACTGGACCCCCAGGATCGGCAGATCGCCCTGCGCGCCGCCCAGGCGGAGGTCGATCGCCTGCGGGCCTTGATCGCCAATCAGCAGCGCACTGTCGGGCGCTATGAGCAGTTGATTCAGGAGCAGTACATTCCTCGCAATACCCTGGATGATGCCCAGACTCAGCTGCATGTCTTGCGTGAGCAACTGGCCAGCGCCCAGGCGCAGGTGGCCAATGCCAGCCGGGAGCTGCGACTGGCCCGTGTGACCGCGCCCATCGATGGCCGGGTCCAGACCCGCATGGTGAGCCAGGGCGACTACGTGACGGTCGGCAAGCCGCTATTCCAATTGGTGAGCCTGCGCGAGCTGCGGGTGCATCTGCCGTTTCCGGAAACGCTAGCCGGGGAGCTGAAGCCGGGCTTGCCAGTGCGTCTGAGCGCGCCGACCGATCCGGGCAAGGTGGTCGAGGGGCGGGTGACCGAAGTGCGCCCGGCGGTGAGCGTAGCCAGTCGGGCCGTGGACGTCATCGTGGCCGTCACCAATCCGGGCGACTGGCGTCCGGGGGTGAGCATCAACGGCGAACTCATCCTGGCCGAACGTGCCGATGCGGTGATGGTGCCGGAGCAGAGCGTGGTGCGCCGGCCGGCCGGCGACGTGGTGTACGTGATCAGAGACGGTCGTGCCCAGCAGCGCGTGGTCAAGACCGGGATCCGCCGCGACGGCCAGGTGGAAATCACCTCCGGCCTGGCGGCGGGCGAGACGATCGCCAATGAGGGGGCAGGCTTCCTGAGCGACAAGGCGCCGGTCGTCGTGCGGGGGGCGCGTCAATGA
- the pdhA gene encoding pyruvate dehydrogenase (acetyl-transferring) E1 component subunit alpha, with amino-acid sequence MDAADQKRLLREMLFARRFEERCAEAYHERKIGGFLHLYPGQEACAIGVLEAARPGHDYVITGYRDHVHAIKAGVPAREVMAELYGKETGSSRGRGGSMHIFDPDYNFMGGYALVGGPFPLAAGLAKGIKMKGTDQISICFLGEGANNQGTFHETMNMAKIWNLPVLFVCENNHYGIGTADYRCTAVTDQYKRAAAYSIESSQHDGQDIETVMEAARKAVDHVRSGQGPYFLELLTYRLRGHSMSDSGAYRSKEEVEQWARRDPVLLYKNKLVERGVISEDDYQAMEKSVLDEIENDIIKFAEESPEPRVEDLGKYVLVEGGCK; translated from the coding sequence ATGGACGCCGCAGATCAGAAACGCCTACTGCGCGAAATGCTTTTTGCGCGCCGCTTCGAGGAGCGCTGCGCGGAAGCCTACCATGAACGTAAAATCGGTGGCTTCCTCCATCTGTACCCGGGCCAGGAGGCCTGCGCCATCGGCGTGCTGGAGGCCGCCCGTCCCGGCCACGACTACGTCATTACGGGCTATCGGGATCACGTCCACGCCATCAAGGCCGGCGTGCCGGCGCGCGAGGTCATGGCCGAACTCTACGGCAAGGAAACGGGTTCCTCCCGCGGGCGTGGCGGCTCCATGCACATCTTCGATCCCGACTACAACTTCATGGGCGGCTACGCCCTCGTGGGCGGCCCCTTCCCGCTGGCGGCAGGTCTGGCCAAGGGCATCAAGATGAAGGGCACCGACCAGATCTCCATCTGCTTCCTCGGCGAAGGCGCCAACAACCAGGGCACCTTCCACGAGACCATGAACATGGCCAAGATTTGGAATCTACCCGTGCTGTTCGTCTGCGAGAACAACCACTACGGCATCGGCACCGCCGACTACCGCTGCACCGCCGTGACCGACCAGTACAAGCGCGCCGCCGCCTACAGCATCGAATCCAGCCAGCACGACGGCCAGGACATCGAAACAGTCATGGAGGCCGCCCGCAAGGCCGTCGACCACGTGCGCTCGGGCCAGGGCCCCTATTTCCTGGAGCTGCTCACTTACCGCCTGCGCGGCCATTCCATGTCCGACTCCGGCGCCTACCGCAGCAAGGAGGAAGTGGAGCAGTGGGCGCGCCGCGATCCCGTCCTGCTCTACAAGAACAAGCTCGTCGAGCGTGGCGTCATCAGCGAGGACGACTATCAGGCTATGGAAAAATCGGTGCTGGACGAAATCGAAAACGACATTATCAAGTTCGCCGAGGAAAGCCCCGAACCGCGGGTGGAGGACCTGGGGAAATACGTGTTGGTCGAAGGGGGTTGCAAATGA
- a CDS encoding TolC family outer membrane protein produces the protein MRIKNVLRLSLAATLGLAFPLAHGADLWTVYELAAKRDPQLGQARAQIAVSQENLPLARAALLPKVDAAAGINRHRLTLSGFGPGTTTHFTGNNYSITLSQPVFNGQSWVALRAARADIRGAQANLLAAQQNLILRVTQAYFALLNAQEQERIAQSEKNRLEALLRQAQAFLKAGTGEIISVREAEARVSGAEAALIQAQNNRRIAEQQLYRLTQQPITSVASLAQFEPMGPQPATVGPWIASAEANQPLLTAAREQLNIATEQVEIARRERWPVVTLDGGYVHNKGGFTGTIKTDDWFAGLNLTMPLYDAGEISARTRQARARAQQSSYQLEDLRDEIRLNTETAFLRLQDSMATLKALQEQVRSAQVSLEATRKGREIGTRTNVDVLNAVQALASAERNLNDARYNHVLARVQLKQAAGVLTEDDVRALNAMLAEQQPSS, from the coding sequence ATGCGCATCAAGAACGTGCTTCGGCTCTCTCTGGCCGCGACCCTCGGCTTGGCCTTCCCACTCGCCCACGGGGCAGACCTGTGGACCGTGTATGAGCTGGCCGCCAAGCGGGATCCGCAACTGGGACAGGCACGGGCGCAGATCGCTGTATCCCAGGAAAACCTGCCGCTGGCGCGCGCCGCCCTGCTGCCCAAGGTGGATGCCGCCGCGGGCATCAACCGCCACCGGCTGACCTTGAGTGGCTTCGGACCGGGCACCACCACCCATTTCACCGGCAACAACTACAGCATCACCCTGAGCCAGCCGGTCTTCAACGGCCAGAGCTGGGTCGCCCTGCGTGCGGCCCGGGCGGACATCCGCGGCGCCCAGGCCAACCTGCTGGCGGCCCAGCAAAACCTCATCCTGCGCGTCACCCAGGCATACTTCGCCCTGCTCAATGCCCAGGAGCAGGAGCGCATCGCCCAGAGCGAGAAGAATCGCCTGGAGGCCCTGCTACGCCAGGCCCAGGCCTTTCTGAAGGCCGGCACCGGCGAAATCATCTCGGTGCGCGAAGCCGAAGCGCGGGTCAGCGGCGCCGAAGCCGCGCTCATCCAGGCGCAAAACAACCGCCGCATCGCCGAGCAGCAGCTGTATCGCCTGACCCAGCAGCCGATCACCAGCGTGGCCAGCCTGGCCCAGTTCGAGCCCATGGGCCCGCAACCAGCCACGGTCGGGCCCTGGATCGCCAGCGCCGAGGCCAACCAACCCCTGCTCACCGCCGCCCGCGAGCAGCTCAACATCGCCACCGAGCAGGTGGAAATCGCCCGCCGCGAACGCTGGCCGGTCGTCACCCTGGACGGCGGCTACGTGCACAACAAGGGCGGCTTCACCGGCACCATCAAGACCGACGACTGGTTCGCCGGCCTGAACCTGACGATGCCGCTCTACGATGCCGGCGAGATCAGCGCCCGCACCCGCCAGGCCCGCGCCCGCGCCCAGCAAAGCAGTTATCAACTGGAAGATCTCCGCGACGAGATCCGCCTGAATACCGAGACCGCCTTCCTGCGGCTGCAGGACAGCATGGCCACCCTCAAAGCCCTGCAGGAGCAGGTGCGCAGTGCCCAGGTCAGCCTGGAGGCCACCCGCAAGGGCCGCGAGATCGGCACCCGCACCAACGTGGACGTGCTCAACGCCGTGCAGGCCCTCGCCAGCGCCGAGCGCAATCTCAACGATGCCCGCTACAATCATGTCCTGGCCCGCGTGCAGCTCAAGCAGGCCGCCGGCGTGCTGACCGAAGACGATGTGCGCGCCCTCAACGCCATGCTGGCGGAACAGCAACCCTCTTCATAA
- a CDS encoding alpha-ketoacid dehydrogenase subunit beta: protein MSEMMYWQAIQRAHDEELARDPLVFAMGEDIGVAGGTYKATQGLYAKYGPERIIDTPISENSYTGIGIGASMIGCRPIIEIMSVNFAWLAMDQIINVAAKVHYMSGGRIKAPVVVRMPGGTAHQLGAQHSARMEKVFMGVSGLRVVTPRDPRDAYGLLKSAVRCDDPVVIIEHELMYNMKGEVPDEEYFTPLEGAEVIRPGKDVSLFGYNISVHWALEAAEFLAKHHNIDCEVVDLRALKPLDRAAIKTSVAKTHRAIVVEEDEAPCGVGSEVIAIINEEAFFELDAAPVRIHAADVPIPYNHKLEKAAIPNASQVVHAVLRMLGK, encoded by the coding sequence ATGAGCGAGATGATGTACTGGCAGGCCATTCAGCGGGCCCACGATGAAGAGCTGGCCCGCGACCCCCTGGTCTTCGCCATGGGCGAGGACATCGGCGTGGCCGGCGGCACCTACAAGGCCACCCAGGGCCTCTACGCCAAATACGGTCCCGAGCGGATCATCGACACGCCCATCTCCGAAAACTCCTACACCGGCATCGGCATTGGCGCCAGCATGATCGGCTGCCGTCCCATCATCGAAATCATGAGCGTCAATTTCGCCTGGCTGGCCATGGATCAGATCATCAACGTGGCCGCCAAGGTCCACTACATGTCCGGCGGCCGCATCAAGGCCCCGGTGGTGGTCCGCATGCCCGGCGGCACCGCCCACCAGCTCGGTGCCCAGCACTCGGCGCGCATGGAGAAAGTGTTCATGGGCGTTTCCGGCCTGCGCGTGGTCACTCCCCGCGATCCCCGCGACGCCTACGGCCTGCTGAAGAGCGCCGTACGTTGCGACGACCCGGTGGTGATCATCGAACACGAACTCATGTACAACATGAAAGGCGAGGTGCCGGACGAGGAATACTTCACGCCCCTGGAAGGCGCCGAGGTGATCCGTCCCGGCAAGGACGTCTCCCTGTTCGGCTACAACATCAGCGTGCACTGGGCGCTGGAAGCCGCCGAGTTCCTGGCCAAGCATCACAACATCGACTGCGAAGTGGTCGATCTGCGCGCCCTGAAGCCGCTGGACCGCGCCGCCATCAAGACCAGCGTGGCCAAGACCCACCGCGCCATCGTGGTGGAGGAAGACGAGGCACCGTGCGGCGTGGGCTCCGAAGTGATCGCTATTATCAACGAAGAGGCCTTCTTCGAGCTGGACGCCGCCCCGGTGCGCATCCACGCCGCCGACGTGCCCATTCCCTACAATCACAAGCTGGAAAAAGCCGCCATTCCCAATGCCTCGCAAGTGGTGCATGCGGTGCTGCGGATGCTCGGCAAGTAA
- a CDS encoding TetR/AcrR family transcriptional regulator: MAKPSSRGAGAAENSDGARRILQAAESLFAEQGFSAVSMSAIAETAGVSKANIYHHFATKQELYMAVLREACSVTSGLLNDMEAQGVPLRESLPRFAHAHLSSLLERAEFARLVLRELLEEGPKRGKELAEQGFAPSFARLVGIIRGGQASGELRADLDPAMVATLLIGADVFFFEAQNVLRHYPEVDFAENPRRYTDMLIDILLHGILPSPAR; encoded by the coding sequence ATGGCCAAGCCTTCTTCCAGGGGCGCTGGCGCCGCAGAAAATTCTGATGGCGCGCGCCGCATTTTACAAGCCGCCGAGAGTCTCTTCGCCGAGCAGGGCTTCAGTGCCGTCTCCATGAGCGCCATCGCGGAGACCGCCGGAGTCAGCAAGGCGAACATCTATCATCACTTTGCGACCAAGCAGGAACTCTACATGGCGGTATTGCGCGAGGCTTGCTCGGTGACCAGCGGTCTGCTCAACGACATGGAGGCGCAGGGCGTGCCGCTCAGAGAATCCCTGCCCCGCTTTGCCCACGCCCATCTGTCATCCCTGCTGGAACGCGCCGAATTCGCCCGCCTGGTGTTGCGGGAGCTGCTGGAGGAGGGGCCGAAGCGCGGCAAGGAACTGGCGGAGCAGGGCTTCGCCCCGTCCTTTGCGCGCCTGGTGGGCATCATCCGCGGCGGCCAGGCCAGCGGGGAATTGCGCGCGGATCTGGATCCGGCCATGGTGGCCACCCTGCTGATCGGCGCGGACGTGTTCTTTTTCGAGGCGCAGAACGTGCTGCGCCACTATCCCGAAGTGGACTTCGCGGAAAATCCACGGCGTTACACGGATATGCTCATCGATATCCTGTTACACGGCATATTGCCGTCCCCGGCCCGCTAG